A single genomic interval of Oceanithermus profundus DSM 14977 harbors:
- a CDS encoding arsenate reductase family protein — MPTVNFYCKKTCKSCQKAQRWLDERGVDYRFIDYTKQLPPREVIEAALRERGAGALRKRHRRFKELKDAGPEVWLREVEADPNLLGRPILVWPDGRWVMGFGPDWEDLFA; from the coding sequence GTGCCCACCGTCAACTTCTACTGCAAGAAGACCTGCAAGTCCTGCCAGAAGGCCCAGCGCTGGCTCGACGAGCGCGGCGTCGACTACCGCTTCATTGACTACACCAAGCAGCTTCCGCCCCGGGAGGTCATCGAGGCCGCCCTGCGCGAACGGGGCGCCGGGGCCCTGCGCAAACGCCACCGAAGATTCAAGGAGCTGAAGGACGCCGGACCCGAAGTCTGGTTGCGTGAGGTCGAAGCCGACCCCAACCTGCTCGGCCGCCCGATCCTCGTCTGGCCCGACGGCCGCTGGGTGATGGGTTTCGGCCCCGATTGGGAGGACCTCTTCGCATGA
- a CDS encoding ABC transporter ATP-binding protein: protein MNEPLVRLKGLAKRYGNTEALRGVDLEVGAGEAFGLLGPNGAGKTTTLRILATLIRPSAGEAWVNGRSVLRDPLAVRRSLGIVNGGMGLYERLTGREILHFFGRFYGLDPEELDARIRWLDEMLGLGAVLDKRVEAMSSGMIQKIVVGRAILHRPPVLLLDEATQGLDVFARRALLDFVQEYKASGHTIVYSTHVLPEAEEVCDRVGFLHRGRLLFVGSVAEAKERYATDSLERAFIRAAEEVPA, encoded by the coding sequence ATGAACGAGCCGCTCGTTCGTCTGAAGGGTCTGGCCAAACGGTACGGCAACACGGAAGCGCTCAGGGGCGTCGACCTCGAGGTCGGCGCGGGGGAGGCCTTCGGCCTCCTCGGCCCCAACGGCGCCGGCAAGACGACGACGCTGCGCATCCTCGCCACCCTGATCCGGCCCTCCGCGGGGGAGGCCTGGGTGAACGGCCGCAGCGTCCTCCGCGACCCCCTGGCCGTCCGCCGCAGTCTGGGCATCGTCAACGGGGGAATGGGCCTGTACGAGCGGCTGACCGGGCGGGAAATCCTTCACTTCTTCGGACGCTTCTACGGGCTCGACCCGGAGGAGCTCGACGCCCGCATTCGATGGCTCGACGAAATGCTCGGACTCGGAGCCGTCCTCGACAAGCGCGTCGAGGCGATGTCGAGCGGGATGATTCAGAAGATCGTCGTCGGCCGCGCGATCCTGCACCGTCCGCCAGTGCTGCTGCTCGACGAGGCCACCCAGGGGCTCGACGTCTTCGCCCGGCGCGCGCTCCTCGACTTCGTCCAGGAGTACAAGGCCTCGGGGCACACGATCGTCTACTCGACCCACGTGCTGCCCGAGGCCGAGGAGGTCTGCGACCGCGTGGGGTTCCTGCACCGGGGCCGTCTGCTCTTCGTCGGCAGCGTAGCCGAGGCCAAGGAAAGGTACGCCACCGACTCGTTGGAGCGCGCCTTCATTCGCGCCGCTGAGGAGGTGCCGGCATGA
- a CDS encoding ABC transporter permease gives MKAWYYVALKEIVSTWRDKRTIRNVLVLPVLLMPLFMYGPAFLMSDIESRTQATVQKVGVRDLPPEVLELFAPANLEPIPVDDPKAAVEAERVDAAIVWRDGRFVIYAMEGAKPVKAGLVVAKVRRVLDRYKDALVAERLRAVGLDPGVLEPFEVEVSDVSPPEAQGAGVLGGMIPYFLMLFIMMGAMAVVIDATAGEKEKGTLEALLAAPVAHLELATGKMFAGLVFAVVTSISGLAGLLLGGALFRSLAQGETFEAMSGSFSLSFEATLLLFVTAVLYAAFITALLVAVGMYARSYKEAQTYVSPLYMVLIVPLLVLMFASDFLSQNLWLYALPVFNVYLAIDQIIKAQIGSAALLVTWLSSLIYVAAATYWASRNFSDEGVLFRN, from the coding sequence ATGAAGGCGTGGTACTACGTCGCCCTCAAGGAGATCGTCAGCACCTGGCGCGACAAACGAACCATCCGCAACGTCCTCGTGCTTCCGGTGCTGCTCATGCCGCTGTTCATGTACGGCCCGGCCTTCCTCATGAGCGACATCGAGTCCCGCACCCAGGCCACGGTGCAGAAGGTCGGGGTGCGCGACCTGCCGCCAGAGGTTCTCGAGCTCTTCGCCCCGGCGAACCTCGAGCCGATCCCGGTCGACGACCCCAAGGCCGCCGTCGAGGCCGAGCGGGTGGACGCCGCGATCGTCTGGCGCGACGGCCGTTTCGTCATCTACGCCATGGAGGGGGCCAAGCCCGTCAAGGCCGGGCTGGTCGTCGCCAAGGTGCGGCGGGTGCTCGACCGCTACAAGGACGCGCTGGTCGCGGAACGCCTGCGCGCGGTCGGCCTCGATCCCGGGGTGCTGGAGCCGTTCGAGGTCGAGGTGAGCGACGTGTCGCCGCCCGAGGCGCAGGGCGCCGGCGTGCTCGGGGGGATGATCCCCTACTTCCTGATGCTGTTCATCATGATGGGGGCCATGGCCGTCGTCATCGACGCCACGGCCGGGGAGAAGGAAAAGGGAACGCTCGAGGCGTTGCTCGCCGCGCCCGTGGCCCACCTGGAGCTCGCCACGGGCAAGATGTTCGCGGGCCTCGTCTTCGCCGTGGTCACCTCGATAAGCGGCCTCGCGGGCCTGCTGCTCGGCGGGGCGCTCTTCCGCAGCCTGGCGCAGGGCGAGACCTTCGAGGCCATGAGCGGAAGTTTTTCGCTCTCCTTCGAGGCCACCCTGCTCCTCTTCGTGACCGCGGTGCTCTACGCCGCCTTCATCACCGCGCTGCTCGTCGCCGTCGGCATGTACGCCCGCAGCTACAAGGAGGCCCAGACCTACGTCAGCCCGCTCTACATGGTGCTGATCGTGCCGCTGCTCGTCCTCATGTTCGCCTCCGACTTCCTCAGCCAGAACCTCTGGCTCTACGCCCTGCCGGTCTTCAACGTCTACCTGGCGATCGATCAGATCATCAAGGCCCAGATCGGCTCGGCGGCGCTGCTCGTTACCTGGCTCAGCAGCCTGATCTACGTGGCCGCGGCCACCTACTGGGCTTCGCGCAACTTCTCCGACGAGGGCGTGCTGTTTCGCAACTGA